The genomic window GCTGCCTGGTCTGTCATGGCTCAATCCTAATGGAACGTCGGAGTCTTGGGCCGCGGGGCCAGGGGATCCGCCATCTGGGCGTCGTCGGTGGGCGCCCAGCGCTCCTCCAGCACCTCGATGTAGGTCCACTGGTCGCCCCGGGGCACGTTGCCTTCGGGGACGTTCAGGACCCGGGCGCGGATGATGCGGTTGTACAGCGGGAATTCCAGCTCGACGCCAGCCTTCACTTCGAAGCTGGCCTTGCGGGGGGTGCCGTCCACCCGCACCATCCCCTCCTCGCAGAGCTCCCGGGCGAGTTCCCGGCGCTTGACGAGGTGGGTCTTCTTCAGGAACAGGTCCAGACGCACGTTCACCCCTTGATGATGTCGTCCTTCAGTACCATGTATCGGACGTTGGCGCGGATACGCAAGCCGGCGAGGTAGTTTTCGATCGCGTTCTGGGCCTTGGGCTCCTGCAGCTTCTCCAGGATCTTCTCCTTCACCTCGGCGAACGGCTTGGTGGTGTCCAGCTGGGCCTCGATGAGCTGGACCAGGTACACGTTCTTGTCCGTCTCCAGGGGGGCCGAGACCTCTTCGGGCTTCAGGGCGAGGGAGGCGGATTCGATGTTGGCGTGGAGGATCCCCTTGGGCAGCCAGCCCAGGTCGCCGCCGGTGCTGCGGCTGGTGCTGGTGGAGTATTCCTTCACCAGCGCCTCGAAGGTGGTGCCCTTCTTCAGGGCTTCCTGGATCTTCGCGACCACGGCCTTGGTGGCCGCCTGGTCCTCGGGGGTGACGCCCTTGGCCAGGACCAGCTCCCGGATGCGGAAGCGGGGGGGCTGGCGGTAGTCCTCCTTGTGGTCAAGGTAGTACGCGCGCAGCTCCTGCTCCTCGATGGCGATCTTGGAGTACACCTCGCGCCGGAGCACCTCCTGCTTCTGCATGTCCGTGCGGGTGCGGCTCATGTAGGCCTGGAGGCCGATGCCCAGGGAACCCTTGAGGGCCCGCTCGAAATCCGCATCGGTGGCGAAGTTGTTCTGCTTCTTGATGTCCTCGATGTAGTTGCGGATGTCCTCTTCCCGGAGCTTGATGCCCAGGTCCTCGGCCTTGTCCTGGATGATGAAGTTGTCCACGAGGCCCTGGAGGGTCTTCTCCCGGGCGTCCTTGAGCTTCTCGTCCAGGACCTTGCCGGAGAACTGCCGGTAGAGGGCGGCGGTCTCCTGTTCAACCGCCTGCTGAAAGGCCCTGCGGGAGATGGTGTGGCCGTTGACCACCACCAGGATCTCCTCCCGGACCTCCGGCGCGCCCATCAGGATGCAGGGGAGGGAGAGGAGCGCGAACCCGCGGACGCTCATTTGGCTCCCTTCCTGGCCTTGGCCGCCGGAGCCGTCGCAGCGCCTTCATGGTAGGCGACCTCCTTGCGGGCCGCTTCCATGTACTCGTTCATGATCTTTTCCTGCTTATCGGTGGTCGCCTGCTGCTTGGCGGCTTCCTTGGCGGTCTCGAAGGTCTGGGGAGCGGCGGGGGTGATCTTGTCCACCTTGATGAGGTGGTAGCCATGCATGGACTTCACGGGCTCGCCCACCTCGCCGACCTTCTGGTCGCGCACGGCCTTGTCGAACTCGGGCACGAACCGGCCGAAGGGCATGTTGTCGTAGAGACCGCCCTTGTCCTTGCTGCCCGGGTCGTCGGAATAGGTCTTGGCCAGTTCCTCGAAGGACTTGCCGGCCTTGAGGGCGTCCTGGATCTCCTTGATGCGGGCCTTGGCCTCGTCATCCGTACGGGCCTTCTCGGCGCCCTGGGCCCGGGTGCTCACCAGGATGTGGCGGGCGTTGAAGCTCTCGGGGGTCATGAACTTCTCGGGGTGCTTGTCGAAGAACGCCTTCACGTCCTCGTCCTTGATGGCCGACTTCTCCTTGAGCGAGGCGCCGTCGCGATCGAAGAGCGACTGGATGAGGACCTGCATCTCCATGAGCTGCATCTTCTTCGCGAAGTCGGGGGCCTTGGCGATGCCTTCCTTGCGGGCCTTGGCGGCCAGGATCTTGTAGTCCAGGAA from Geothrix sp. 21YS21S-2 includes these protein-coding regions:
- a CDS encoding S4 domain-containing protein, translating into MRLDLFLKKTHLVKRRELARELCEEGMVRVDGTPRKASFEVKAGVELEFPLYNRIIRARVLNVPEGNVPRGDQWTYIEVLEERWAPTDDAQMADPLAPRPKTPTFH
- a CDS encoding peptidyl-prolyl cis-trans isomerase, whose product is MSVRGFALLSLPCILMGAPEVREEILVVVNGHTISRRAFQQAVEQETAALYRQFSGKVLDEKLKDAREKTLQGLVDNFIIQDKAEDLGIKLREEDIRNYIEDIKKQNNFATDADFERALKGSLGIGLQAYMSRTRTDMQKQEVLRREVYSKIAIEEQELRAYYLDHKEDYRQPPRFRIRELVLAKGVTPEDQAATKAVVAKIQEALKKGTTFEALVKEYSTSTSRSTGGDLGWLPKGILHANIESASLALKPEEVSAPLETDKNVYLVQLIEAQLDTTKPFAEVKEKILEKLQEPKAQNAIENYLAGLRIRANVRYMVLKDDIIKG
- a CDS encoding peptidylprolyl isomerase; this translates as MLRSLVCTAFSLVLAAQTPAPAPQAPAAPAPAKEDKVLATLGTTVVRESDFELFLSVSLPEQQRAQVMMMAGAREQYLKRFLDYKILAAKARKEGIAKAPDFAKKMQLMEMQVLIQSLFDRDGASLKEKSAIKDEDVKAFFDKHPEKFMTPESFNARHILVSTRAQGAEKARTDDEAKARIKEIQDALKAGKSFEELAKTYSDDPGSKDKGGLYDNMPFGRFVPEFDKAVRDQKVGEVGEPVKSMHGYHLIKVDKITPAAPQTFETAKEAAKQQATTDKQEKIMNEYMEAARKEVAYHEGAATAPAAKARKGAK